From Carassius auratus strain Wakin chromosome 1, ASM336829v1, whole genome shotgun sequence, the proteins below share one genomic window:
- the LOC113107157 gene encoding uncharacterized protein LOC113107157, with translation MIKILTADMTEKHSTSPPRNIREMYAQGIVALFPYLRDPYTKNGYEHYYDPQSGQGYLTWKIKNIQRNSASSENCRRSSQSFSGGPTSEREAASSTDVILTEEQCREAVSLMKHTSEVDTIKIKMKETFQYRRKMIQDPNRSTDVLTEFPRFLDVQGLIEQDFVLLFGEKTTSKLLERWPTTFMHKVIQQSKSLNSSQDLQDLIDCAEMTVKENEMGDAGWNSDIASILLLLNLIPPSPQGRKRPGKMSASQAEKHLVIFKKAGTNIQEHLDSIEESTQPYLLAMGPKKNSIHVYYIILDKKAIPCKSVSGLSAFDELFKAHFVFGASYSKVLHNMYTFVQTTVFQIDIGTVKECPRVAELRARFLR, from the exons ATGATCAAGATTCTTACTGCAGATATGACTGAAAAACACAG cacatCTCCACCCAGAAATATTAGGGAAATGTATGCCCAAGGAATCGTTGCCCTGTTTCCATATCTTCGTGATCCCTACACAAAGAATGGATAT gaacattATTATGACCCTCAAAGTGGACAAGGTTACTTGACTTGGAAAATAAAGAACATTCAGAGGAACAGTGCATCATCAGAGAACTGTAGACGTTCCTCACAGTCTTTCAGTGGTGGCCCAACTTCGGAAAGAGAGGCTGCATCCAGCACAGATGTTATCCTCACTGAAGAACAGTGTAGAGAAGCAGTTTCTCTAATGAAACACACCTCAGAAGTGGACACCATCAAGATCAAAATGAAGGAGACATTTCAGTACCGTCGCAAGATGATTCAAGACCCGAACAGAAGCACTGATGTGTTGACGGAATTTCCACGCTTCTTGGATGTTCAAGGCCTG ATTGAACAGGATTTTGTTTTGCTCTTTGGTGAAAAGACGACTTCTAAGCTTTTAGAAAGGTGGCCAACTACATTCATGCACAAAGTTATTCAGCAAAGCAAAAGTCTTAACTCCTCCCAAGATCTTCAGGACTTGATTGACTGTGCCGAAATGACTGTGAAGGAGAATGAAATGGGGGATGCAG gatggaACAGTGACATTGCTTCTATTCTTCTTTTACTTAATTTGATCCCACCTTCACCACAAGGCAGAAAGAGACCTGGAAAGATGTCCGCATCTCAAGCAGAAAAACACCTCGTCATCTTCAAAAAG gCCGGTACTAACATACAAGAGCACCTGGACTCAATTGAAGAAAGCACACAGCCATACCTGCTTGCCATGGGTccaaagaagaacagcattcatgtatactacatcattctCGACAAGAAAGCCATACCGTGCAAATCAGTGAGTGGTCTCAGTGCCTTTGATGAACTTTTCAAAGCGCACTTTGTGTTTGGTGCATCTTACAGCAAAGTCCTGCACAACATGTACACCTTTGTACAAACAACAGTTTTTCAGATTGACATTGGCACAGTCAAAGAGTGCCCAAGAGTTGCTGAACTCAGAGCTAGATTCCTGCGTTAG
- the LOC113105078 gene encoding protein unc-13 homolog D-like: protein MVPVQDAASTQGENLLLPPKETNFERTGSSRLRQRQSSPARRMGMTRKVNRKDCNNSENTEESEKRHKENELKLLYKELLYTITHLLGKTHTKEQYSSKQLQDYIKEAFSITEDEHKTISEKVKSMQTPIYSLMVTVKQAKGILGKDISGFSDPYCLLSILSENKESRGGGSSNKPQKALVRGSAKGHVLQTTIKKQTLNPVWDEAFKLEFEDISNANFHIEMWDKDEEVSLVKKFDEFRTNFHGLRRMIKDAKKEKGQDDFLGNIVLKLKELHCTEDTWYILEPRTETYPDRGQCHLQLKFIHKERDDTLSAGRSPYVNYCGILQQLVQDHVSKQQDSTPWKGELCGEGIALLEHYASQNDISPFLQDLAKWVAYSELYQSLEVDSTVLFQQLTSIEYHWDQQELPYLQKQELGESLNGFLQYGLCLVSKYRDIYPPTPKTTPQLQTLLRVLVQICKTRAFQKLSPAQFDLQVEVIDAVVNGTEEWFNSKKGLYQPVAKDPLESISALYRLIGEVQEDIRLSKDVWNKVFLSAVQLDVFSVVYRKLDSLLAEELQATLSKLENQMDQPLANSLFPVYLTLQAIHKDKAFLQKRGKLLQLTSFHEDFREALPFWLNKAFSTTVERVEKAVKVDQLQPLQTGGVPIKHSSSAVDIAACLHPVAQLWEQLSWPDPEEAFMLMVKLTEDVCKIASTYCKMLKTRVKELSVDADRERAIKMLCVVVNDMEHLHTVLISLPQQLRWAGLRERTRHVIGDSQFQNTLPSQLQRTQSTLNQEIHSAVETLGKKLNKDIETHVRNMTSRQRLPSRTTEDAVTPLMKYLEKELQYMNENLVQENFNSLLTPLWMNSVKILHQMSQQEDNNMVYFQRLLYALQCLEQCFHAEGNGLSLETLKTEEYKTLCSYLTQNSLTCNQLIEKFFERKVKEQKGFNGEKYGAVTLITSYKRSENKLHVEVLNAVNLIPLDSNGSSDPFVQLSLEPKHLFPQVEPRSTKIKNCDLNPLFEESFEFIITLEQCQSPGACLLVTVLDHDTLSSDDFEGEAFLSLKVVPGVGVRQPDPTPAQTRLPLMHPKPNSENILKLLEARKCEREAQAFVKLRRQREKKSQET from the exons ATGGTACCAGTCCAAGATGCGGCATCCACACAAGGAGAAAACCTACTCCTTCCTCCTAAAGAG ACCAACTTTGAGAGGACAGGGTCGAGTCGGCTCCGACAGAGGCAG tcCTCACCTGCACGGAGAATGGGCATGACCAGAAAAGTGAACAGAAAG GATTGCAACAACTCTGAGAACACAGAGGAGAGTGAAAAGAGACATAAAGAGAATGAG CTCAAACTGCTATACAAGGAGCTTCTGTACACAATCACTCATCTTTTAGGAAAAACTCACACAAAAGAGCAATACAGTTCCAAGCAGTTACAAGACTATATCAAAGAG GCATTTTCCATAACAGAAGATGAGCATAAAACCATAAGTGAAAAAGTCAAGAGCATGCAG ACTCCGATCTACAGCCTCATGGTTACAGTGAAACAAGCCAAAGGAATTCTGGGGAAGGACATTAGTG GATTCAGTGATCCGTACTGCCTGCTGTCGATCCTTAGTGAAAACAAGGAGTCTCGTGGTGGTGGATCATCCAATAAACCTCAGAAAGCATTAGTTCGGGGATCAGCCAAAGGACATGTGTTGCAGACAACCATAAAGAAACAGACACTCAACCCCGTCTGGGACGAGGCCTTCAAACT ggaatttgaagaCATCTCAAATGCCAATTTCCACATTGAGATGTG GGACAAAGATGAAGAGGTGTCACTAGTGAAAAAATTTGATGAGTTTCGCACAAACTTTCATGGACTTAGGAG GATGATAAAAGATGCTAAAAAAGAGAAAGGCCAGGATGATTTCCTGGGGAATATTGTTCTGAAGCTGAAG GAGCTGCATTGCACAGAGGACACATGGTATATCCTGGAGCCCCGAACAGAGACATACCCAGACAGAGGACAGTGTCACCTTCAGCTTAAATTCATTCATAAAGAG AGAGATGACACCCTGAGTGCTGGACGGAGTCCTTATGTGAATTACTGTGGCATCCTGCAGCAGCTTGTTCAAGACCATGTCTCCAAACAACAG GACAGTACTCCGTGGAAGGGAGAGTTGTGCGGGGAGGGGATAGCCCTGCTCGAGCACTACGCCAGCCAGAATGACATTTCACCTTTTCTCCAAGACCTGGC GAAGTGGGTGGCCTACAGCGAACTTTACCAAAGCCTGGAGGTGGACTCTACTGTGCTTTTCCAGCAGCTGACCAGTATAGAGTACCACTGGGATCAACAGGAACTCCCCTACCTACAG AAACAGGAGCTAGGTGAATCTCTAAATGGGTTTCTGCAGTATGGGCTCTGCTTAGTGTCTAAATACAGGGACATCTATCCTCCAACCCCTAAAACAACACCACAGCTACAAACTCTGCTCAG GGTTCTTGTTCAGATTTGTAAGACCCGAGCATTTCAGAAGCTCAGTCCTGCTCAGTTTGACTTACAAGTTGAGGTCATAGATGCTGTTGTT AATGGCACAGAAGAGTGGTTTAACAGCAAAAAAGGTTTATATCAACCCGTGGCCAAG GATCCGTTGGAGTCCATCAGTGCTCTCTATCGGTTGATTGGAGAAGTACAAGAAGACATTAGACTCAGTAAAGATGTCTGGAATAAGGTGTTTCTCAG TGCTGTGCAGTTGGATGTTTTCAGTGTGGTTTACCGAAAACTGGACTCTCTG ctAGCTGAAGAGTTACAAGCTACCCTCTCTAAGTTGGAGAATCAAATGGATCAGCCGCTGGCAAACAGTCTGTTTCCTGTGTATCTTACCTTGCAAGCCATCCACAAAGACAAAGCCTTCTTACAAAAAAG GGGGAAGTTACTGCAGCTCACGAGTTTCCATGAGGACTTCAGAGAGGCTCTTCCATTCTGGTTAAATAAAGCCTTTAGCACCACTGTGGAGAGGGTGGAAAAAGCTGTGAAAGTGGATCAG TTGCAGCCGCTGCAGACCGGAGGAGTTCCCATCAAGCACAGCTCTTCTGCAGTGGATATTGCAGCATGTTTGCATCCTGTTGCTCAGCTCTGGGAACAGTTGAGCTGGCCTGACCCAGAGGAGGCCTTCATGCTTATGGTCAAACTTACAgag GATGTGTGCAAGATCGCATCAACGTACTGTAAGATGCTGAAGACTCGAGTGAAGGAGCTCTCTGTAGACGCAGATCGAGAAAGAGCTATAAAAATG CTGTGCGTGGTGGTAAACGATATGGAGCATCTGCACACCGTTTTGATAAGTCTACCACAGCAGCTACGCTGGGCGGGGCTCCGGGAGCGCACGCGACACGTGATTGGAGATTCTCAGTTCCAGAACACACTTCCATCACAGCTGCAACGCACACAGTCTACCCTGAACCAAGAGATCCACTCTGCAGTTGAAACACTAGGGAAGAAG TTAAACAAAGACATTGAGACACATGTTCGCAACATGACTTCACGTCAAAGGCTTCCTTCCAGAACTACGGAGGAT GCCGTGACTCCTTTGATGAAATACCTTGAGAAAGAACTGCAGTATATGAATGAGAATTTGGTTCAGGAGAATTTTAATAG TCTTCTTACTCCGTTGTGGATGAACTCGGTTAAGATTCTGCATCAGATGTCTCAGCAGGAGGACAATAACATGGTTTACTTTCAGAGATTACTGTACGCTCTGCAG TGCTTAGAACAGTGTTTTCATGCTGAAGGGAATGGACTTTCTCTTGAAACACTAAAAACAGAGGAATATAAG ACTCTATGTTCATACCTGACACAAAACTCTTTAACTTGTAATCAGCTGATAGAGAAGTTCTTTGAGAGAAAAGTGAAGGAACAG AAAGGGTTTAATGGAGAGAAATACGGAGCTGTCACTCTCATCACCTCGTACAAACGCTCAGAGAACAAGCTGCATGTAGAGGTTCTCAACGCCGTCAATCTAATTCCTCTCGACTCAAATG GTTCCAGTGACCCTTTCGTTCAGCTGTCTCTAGAACCAAAGCACTTGTTCCCTCAAGTAGAACCACGATCCACCAAAATCAAGAACTGCGATCTCAACCCATTGTTCGAAGAGTCCTTTGAATT TATCATTACATTAGAACAGTGCCAGTCTCCCGGAGCATGTCTGCTGGTGACAGTGCTGGACCATGACACTTTGAGCAGTGATGACTTCGAAGGAGAGGCGTTCCTGTCTCTAAAAGTGGTGCCAGGAGTCGGAGTTAGACAGCCCGATCCCACACCTGCACAGACCCGCTTACCTTTGATGCACCCCAAACCCAACa gtgagAATATCTTGAAGCTACTCGAGGCCAGGAAATGCGAGAGAGAAGCTCAGGCCTTCGTTAAATTACGCAGACAAAGAGAAAAGAAGTCTCAAGAAACCTAA